CTCCCTTGCATCCCTTGGACCCTGACGAACGCAATTCTGGCTTGGAATACGGGGCTCCTATTACCATTGGTGATAATTTCTGGGCTGGTGGTGGTGTGACAATCTTACCAGGCGTGACCTTGGGGGACAATATCGTTGTTGGTGCTGGTTCTGTTGTAACCAAGTCTTTTGGTGATAATGTCGTTTTAGCGGGAAATCCTGCGCGTGTTATCAAAGAAATACCTCAAAAATAATTCTTCCATTTGGGAGAATTTTTTCTTTCCATTACGAACAATAAGAATGAGGTGAAGAAAATGAATAATTTTGAATTGTTTAAATGGAAAAAAGCAGGTTTGACCAATCTTAATGTGAATAAAGTTTTGGCCTATCAAGAAAAACACGGTAAAAAATTGACCTTACGTAATGTCGCTGTAGTGTCTGAATGTAAAAATCCAGTGCTATTTATGGAAAATTATAAGAATCTAGATACAAAAGCCTGTCGCGAGGAATTTAATAAGTATCCATCATTTTCAATTTTAGATGACATCTATCCTTTGGCACTCAAACAGATTTACAATCCGCCTGTACTTTTATTTTATCAAGGGGATTTAGAATTGCTGGAAAAATCAAAGCTGGCAGTTGTTGGTACACGAAATGCCAGTAAAAATGGTGTTCAGTCAGTTCAGAAGATTATCAAGGAATTGAGTAATCGCTTTGTCATTGTTAGTGGTTTGGCAAGAGGAATTGATACGGCTGCCCACATCGCCAGTTTGAAAAATGGAGGCCAAACCATTGCTGTAATTGGAACAGGTTTGGATAAGGTCTATCCCAAAGAAAACAAGGACTTGCAGACCTACATTGGCAAACACCATTTAGTATTAACAGAGTATGAAGCTGGTGCTCAGCCACTCAAATACCATTTCCCAGAACGTAACCGCATCATTGCTGGGTTGGTAGAAGGTCTGGTAGTCT
This region of Streptococcus suis genomic DNA includes:
- the dprA gene encoding DNA-processing protein DprA, with product MNNFELFKWKKAGLTNLNVNKVLAYQEKHGKKLTLRNVAVVSECKNPVLFMENYKNLDTKACREEFNKYPSFSILDDIYPLALKQIYNPPVLLFYQGDLELLEKSKLAVVGTRNASKNGVQSVQKIIKELSNRFVIVSGLARGIDTAAHIASLKNGGQTIAVIGTGLDKVYPKENKDLQTYIGKHHLVLTEYEAGAQPLKYHFPERNRIIAGLVEGLVVCEAKMRSGSLITCERALEEGREVYAIPGSIMDGKSDGCHHLIQEGAKCITSGLDIISEYKF